In Methanothermobacter tenebrarum, the sequence TTCCCAACATAATATCCAAGAACACCATACTCATAACCCTCTAGAGAGTCCTCCACCTTCACAAGGATATTAGCAATCCTATTTTCATCCAAGTGATAACCATAAGCAGGAGTCCTTCCACAAATAGCAGCTGCAAGGGCGCTAGGACCACCCTCCCTATTAGTCCTCGCCCCTAGAATAGAATTCGCATATATAACAGCTGAAGATTCTGACCAGGCAACATGGGACCCCCTCGTCGGAATATTCCCAATAAGGTATGGAGTGCAAGTGCAAGTGTTCATCACATCCATCCTCATATAAGCATCTATAATCCTGGATTGCCTATCTGCAAATTCCCTTGAAAATCCTAACTCACGCCAATTATCCAAGTCCATACCCGCAGGGTTCAAACTACTTTGAACCTTCACCCTAGCAGAAGGATCCTTTGAAAGCTCTTCCAAATATTCTAACCCAGCATCCCCAATAGTCTTATAAGAGACACCCGATATCTGGGCTGAGGATATCTCCACCATCCTCTCAGCCCCGTAAATGTCACCAAGTGCTACTAAAATTTTCATACTCTTTTCAACAGCCTCACCATATTCTCCATCATACATCTCCTCTTCATAGGCTGTGAGATACATCTTAACTCTCCCCTATCTGGCTTCCAATTATGTTATCTACAAGGCGCAGGAAATTTTCAAGTTCCTTATAGGGGATCATAGCCCCCGC encodes:
- a CDS encoding aconitase X catalytic domain-containing protein gives rise to the protein MYLTAYEEEMYDGEYGEAVEKSMKILVALGDIYGAERMVEISSAQISGVSYKTIGDAGLEYLEELSKDPSARVKVQSSLNPAGMDLDNWRELGFSREFADRQSRIIDAYMRMDVMNTCTCTPYLIGNIPTRGSHVAWSESSAVIYANSILGARTNREGGPSALAAAICGRTPAYGYHLDENRIANILVKVEDSLEGYEYGVLGYYVGKIVGDGVPSFRFRGQPSGDEFKSLGAALASSGAVALYYVEGLNPAVECEFEDRISVDSASLEDSMDELSTTNDKPDLICVGCPHCSLGEIRLLARYLRHRRLSCDFWVCTSHALKVAADRMGYSDLIVGSGGVMVSDTCMVVSPIEDLGFDVVGVDSAKAANYIPSMCGLDVVFDDWKNLVRL